The genome window GGAACTTTTGATGGTCAAGTTCAAAAGGCATATCGTTTATTAGTAAAACAAATTCCAGAAGAGATAGAGGTAGAAAAAAATCCGAAAAAAATAAAAACTGCTATCCAGATAGTTTTACATATAAGCGTTCCGGTATTTATTAATCCTCCAGGAGTAGATATTTCTTATGATTTAGAGATAACTCCTGTATATAAAGGTAAGGACAAAATAGTTCTTGATATTAGAAATAAAGGTAATGGATTTGCGAGGATAATAGGAGTTCAATGTTTTAAAGGAGATAAGGAGATTTATAATAAGGATTACGCCTTTTATATCCTTCCTCTTAAAGAAGTTAATTTTGAAATAAAAAAGTTTGTTAAAAAGGATGGTAAATATACTCAGATGCAGTTTGAAGAAATACCAGACAAAATAAAAATTCTACTTGAAGATGGTAAAGAAATTTCTCTTAATCTTTAATTTGATTATTTTTATCCAGTCATATGGGATGTCCAGTGAAAAAGACTTCAGGCTTTATATATTAGGGTTATATATAAATAACATACATCTTGGAGATACTATCGTATATATTAAAAAAAAAGTCTGTATGTAAAATTATCTGAACTAAAACGTATCGGCCTTACAGAGATACCTTCAGATGTAATTATACTCATTAAAAAGCAACCGTATGTGTGTATTACCTGTCTAAAAAAAGTAAAAAGTGATATAAACTATAGTCTTCTTACAGCTCATATTGAAGTTCCCCCTGAATACTTTTCTCAGAAAAAAGTAGAAATTAAAAGGAAAAAAATAACTCCTGTAAAGAGTAAGGGATGGTTTTTGGAATATGATACTTTATATTCTAATTACTCTTCTTATAAAGAATTAAAAACAAAGATAGATTTTAATTATTTTTTTTCAAACGAAACATTTTATACAAATTTTATTCATTATTACAATCAGAACGAAAATAGACTTATCCGTTTAGATTCGTTCCTTAGAATAGACGATATCTCTAATATAAAAGAAATTTATTTTGGAGATGTATATCTCCAAAATTTCATATGGAATTATTACTTACGAATAGGAGGTTTTAGAGTAGGAACAAATTATAATCTAAGACCTGATATTATTACCTATCCATTACCTAATTTTGCCGGGAAAATAGCCGTTCCATCGTCGATTGATATTTTTGTGGAAAATGCTAAAGTTTTTTCCCAGAATTTAGAACCTGGTCCTTTTGAAATAAAAGATATTCCTGTAATAACACCTGAAGGAAATATAAGAGTTGTTATAAGAGATATATTAGGAAGAGAAAAAATTGTTGAAATTCCTTACGCAACAGATAGGAAGCTGTTAAAAAAAGGACTTAAAGATTATTTTTTTACAGCTGGTTTTCTAAGGAAAGGTTATTTAAGCAAAAGTTTTGAATATTCTAAGTTTGTTATTAACAGTGAATATAGAAAAGGGCTTACCAATAATCTAACAGGGGGTGTTAGCTTTTATTTTCAAGGATTAGACGGATTAAATACAGGATTTGGAATTTATTACCTGTTAGGAAAGTTCGGTCTATTATCTCCAAACTTTTCCTTTTCTTATGACAAAAGAAAATCATCAACAGGTTTTCAATATGGTGTAGGTTACTCTAAGAATTTTAAATTTCTAAGACTTAAGCTCTCAGCTATAAAAAGTTCTAATAATTTTTTTATGCCTTCAAACGTTTATGGTCAACCGAAGGACTATTATAATGCCTTTATTGGATTAAGCCTACTTAAATTTGGTTTTATTAATTTTTCTTATGTAAAAAGAACTTATTTTAATTATCCAGTTTCTACTAACCTAAATATTTCATACACCAAGAATTTATTTAAAAGAGTAAATGTATCATTATCCTATAATATATATAAATCAGAAACAAATAATAAATCTTTACGTTTTTCTCTTAATATTCCTCTTGGAAAGTCGTATTACTCAAGTTTAAGTTTCCAGAAAAATGAGAGCCAGAGAAAATATTCGCTTACTTTCAATAAGCAATATAATTCCTTTGATAAATTCTTTTTTAGAGGTAGGATAGATAAAACGCAGGATTATAACAATTTTTATGGAAATGTTAACTACCATACAAAGTATGCAACACTTTATTCGGAAACTTCTTACTCATCATCATTTAGTAATTCCCTATCTTATAGAATTGGATTACAGGGAAGTCTAATTCGTTTAGGGGGTAAATTTTTTCTTAGGAGAGCTGCTCAGGACAGCTTTGGGATAGTGAAAATAGAACCTCCTCTTGAAAATGTAAAAGTGTTAGTTAATAACAGGGTTGCTGGTGAAACAGATAAAGATGGAACTTTATTTATACCTACCCTTTATCCATATTATCCAAATGAAGTGTCTATAGACCCCTCAAGCCTTGATGTTAAAACATATATTGATAAGAATGTTGTTACATTTGTGCCTTATAAAAGTCATGGATATCTCATAAAGTTCAAAGCAGTGAAGATGAATTCTGTTAGACTTAGGATAAAATTTCCTGATGGAACATTCCCTGAACCGGGAATACGTTTTTATGTGGATGGCAAGAAAATAGGAATAGTTGGTTATAAAGGTAAAGCTTTTATTGAGAATATTTCTGTAGGTGAACACACTGCCACTATTGATTATGGTTATACAGGCTGTAGTTTTAAGATAAAAATAACACCAGATATTATTAAAAAAGTAGTTCCATATATAGGTGAGTATATATGTAAACCTGTAGAGGAGGGAAAAAATGAAAATATTAAAAATAGTGCTTATTAGTTTTGTTTTATGGATATATCCCTCTGCTGGAGAAAATAATGGTGGTTGTTATGCCGAAGTGGACAATATTGATTTTGGAAATTATAATCCTTTTGAGCCTGTGATTAAAAGAACATATACAACATTACAGGTTATATGTAATACACAAAATAGAGTGACTTTTACTATAAGATTGATTGGAGGTAACAGTAATAACCCTGGAAGAAGATTTCTGTTTTCTCCTTCTACTGAGGGAAAACTCTATTATAATCTCTTTTATAGGGGATGTATTTGGGGAGATGGAACTCAGAATACCTGTGTAATTTCAGGAATAACACGGAGTAAAAGAAATCTTTTTAGTAATAAAAGCTTTACTATAGTAGGTATCATACCTCCTATGCAAAATGTCCCTGTTGCAAATGATTATCAAGACCATCTTACTGTGATTGTAGAGTATTAAAGGATATGCCAGCTTTTGGGGATAAATATTCTTTCGTAAGTTTTCAGAGCAAATCTGTCTGTCATCCCTGCAACATAATCAACAGCTGCCTGCTTAGGCTCATATTCCCCCCATAGCTCCAGATATTTTTGGTAATACGGGATTTCTTCATAATGCTCCACAAAATATTCATATAAAGCCCTTACTATACCTTTGCCTTTTTCCAGTTCATCAACAACAGGTTTTGCAAGATAAACATTATCAAATAACCACTGCCTAAGGTCATACATGGCTTTATAGATTTTTTCATCCATTACAATATGCTGGTAGTTATTTTCAATTGTTGAGTAGATTACACTTCTTACTATAGTTGAAATTCTTTGGGATTTTGTTTCACCTAAGATTTTTTTTATGTCAGAAGGAATATCATTTTCATCTATCAGACGGGCTCTCATTGCATCCTCAAGGTCGTGGTTTATATAGGCGATTTTGTCTGCAAGTCTTATTATCTCTCCTTCAAGGGTTTTTGGCATATTTCCTTCGGCTATAAGTGGAGAATTACCTTTACTATGCTTTAATATTCCATCTCTCACCTCTTCAGTAAGGTTAAGCCCTCTGCCTTCATTTGCTAATTTTTCCACAACCCTAAGGCTCTGTCTGGCATGATGGTATGAAGCCCCTTCCTTCAAGATAAACTCCCCTGCATGTCCAAAAGGAGTATGCCCAAGGTCATGTCCAAGGGCTATTGCTTCCACAAGGTCTTCATTAAGGTATAATGCTTTTGCTATTGTTCTACCTATTTGGGCTACTTCTAATGTATGGGTCATTCGTGTTCTGTAGTGGTCACCCTCAGGGGATAAAAAAACCTGTGTTTTATGTTTTAATCTGCGAAATGCCTTTGAATGAAGAATTCTATCCCTGTCTCTCTGGAATTTTGTTCTAAGGTCACATTCCTTTTCTTCTTTTTTCCTTTTTGCTTCTCTGCTTTTGGCAGCAGAAGGGTGTAAAAACTGGTATTCTAACTCTTCTAATTGCTCTCTTATATTCATTTTCACCTTTTTGGATTATATTTATTTTTGATAATACTTACTTTTTCGGAGGCTTAAAGTGAAAAATATAGTATTAGGTTTAATTTTGGCAATATTTGTAATTACAGGAATATCAACTGCTAAAGATATTGAGAAACTCTATTTCTATGATTTAAATGGTAAAAAGGTTAGTGTAGCAAGTTTCAAAGGAAAACCTACTGTGCTTGTATTCTGGCAACTACACTGTCGGGGATGTGAAAGGGAACTTCCTGAGGTATCAGAACTGGCAAAAATTTACAAAGACAAAGTTAGATTTTATGCTGTTGTTATAAATACAAGGGATATACTGACAATTGAAGAGAAAAAAAGAGAGTGGGGATTTAACTTACCGGTACTGATTTCTGACTACAAAACAATGGTTGCATTTAATATATTTGGTACGCCAACAACTATTATTCTGGATAAAGACCTTAAAATAAAAGGTAAATTTATAGGTGCAGGTAAGGTAAATACTCTTAAAAAGATTTTGGATAGGCTTACAAAACAATAAAGTTCTATAGCTTTGCAAAAATATTTTAGGATGACAGAATAGATTTAAGTATATAAAGTCCGTCTTCGCTGCCTAAAATACTTTCTGATGCCCTTTCAGGGTGAGGCATAAGCCCGAAAACATTTTTGTTTTTATTGCATATACCGGCTATATTTGAAAGTGAACCGTTTGGATTTGCATCTTCAGTTATATTTCCAAATTCATCACAATACCTAAGGATAATCTGGTCGTTATCTTCCATCTCTTTTAATGTATTTTCATCAACAAAATAATTTCCATCATGATGGGCTATAGGTATCTTTAATATCTGTCCATCTTCACACTGGTTTGTAAATGGGGTGTTGCTATTTTCAACCCTGAGATATTGTGGTTTACACACAAATTTTCCATGTATATTTGGCATTAAAGCTCCAGGAAGCAGATGTGCTTCTGTTAAGATTTGAAAGCCATTACATATTCCTATAACAAGTCCGCCTTTATCAGCAAACTCTTTAACGGCAGCAGTTAAAGGTGTGTGAGCCGCCAGCGTTCCAGGTCTGAGATAATCCCCAAAAGAAAATCCACCGGGAAGAATAATACAGTCATAGCCTTCTATATCAGTTTGTCTGTAATCTATAAAAGCAACCTCTTCCTTAAGGACATCTCGGATAACCCTGTATGTATCATAATCACAGTTTGAACCTGGATAAACAGCAACACCGAATTTCAATCTCAGTCCTCCACCACTTCAAATTCATAATCTTCTATAATTTCATTTACAAGGGCTTTTTTGGCCATTTCTCTGGCTTCTTCTATTGCTTTTTCTTTATCAGAATGCTGAACATAAACCTCTATATATTTTCCTACCTTAACATCCTTTACATCTGAAAAACCAAGGCTTCTGAGGTTTTCCGCAACGGCTCTTCCCTGTGGGTCTAAAACTCCTTTTCTTGGTTTTATAAAGAATTTTATAAGCATCAAACACCCCGTTAGTTTTTTTGCTACAAATATAATAACTTTTAGTCAGGTATTAATTCAAGAAGAGTTTCAGGTGGAACAGCAGCCGTTCCAATCTCACCAACTACATAACTTGCAGCATAATTTGCCAGTGATGCTGCCTCTTCCCATGTAGCACCGCTGACCTTTGCCAGTGCAAGAACTGCGATAACAGTATCTCCGGCACCTGTAACATCAAAAACCTTTCTGGCTTTGGCCGGAATTCTGATTACTTTATCTTCTGTAAATAAAGCCATTCCCTCTGCACCAAGGGTTATAAGCAGGTCTTTTATACTAAGTTCTTTTAGAATTTGTTTTCCAACTTCTTCAACAGGAATATCTTTTTCGGCTTTTACACACTGGTAAGCCTCATTTCTATTAGGTGTCATTGTGGTTATATGCTTATACAGATAAAAGTTTGATGGTTTAGGGTCAACAAATACAGGTTTTCCTGTGCTTTTGAGATAATCCATAATTTTCTTGGTAATCACCCCTTTTCCATAGTCAGAAACAATAACAGCATCTATCTGGTTTATTATCTGGCTAATCTTATCTATAAGTTTAGAGGATATATCTTCTGGAAGTTTATCTTTGCTTTCTTTATCTATCCTAAGTAATTGCTGGCTTACGGCTATTATTCTGGTTTTTTCTGTTGTGGGTCTGTTTTTATCAATGATATTTACAGGTTTTATATTTTTTTCTAAAAGGAGCCTTTCAAGGAGTTTTCCATTTTCATCCTGTCCAATAACACCTGAAATATAAGAGGAAGCTCCCAGTGTGGATATATTCCATGCAACATTTGATGCTCCACCGGGGTTGTAGGTTTCTTTTTTTACTTCAACTACAGGAACAGGAGCTTCAGGTGAAATTCTTTCAACCTCACCCCATACATACTTATCTAAAATCAGGTCTCCAACTATCAGAATAGATTTTTCAGGGAATTTTTGTATTATTTCCTTTGCCCGCTTTTTTGTAATCAACTTTCACCTTTAAAGCTGTGTTTTATGGAAAAAGTATAGATGTATCAGACAGATTTTTCAAAATATATTCTTCATCTCTGCCTGTCATAAGGTTAAAATTTTGAACTGCTTGTGTTGATGCCCCTTTTCCAAGATTATCAATTGCAGTTATAACAACTGCCTGTCCTGTTCTTTCATCTTTGTCAATATAAATATCGCAGTAGTTTGAGCCTATAACATTTTTTATCTGGGGTGGGGTATCACAAAATCTTATAAACGGTTCATATCTATACTCAAGTCTGTATAGTTCTATAAGCTGTTGTTTTGAAAGATTTGTTTTATAGATAACAGTTGATATCATTCCTCTGGAAACAGGCAAAATATGTGGAGTAAATCTTACAGTTATAAATTCTCCATAAACATTTTTTAAAATATCTTCCATCTCAGGTATGTGCCTGTGCTTTATCGGGGAATATGCATAAGCATTTCCAAAAGCTTCAGGGTAATGGAATTGCTGTTTTAAACTTCTGCCTGCACCTGATATACCTGAAAGGGCATTTACCACAACATTATTTTCTATGATTACTTTTTCTTTTACTGCAGGGTATAATGCAAGTAATGTTGCTGTAGGATAACAGCCGGGATTTGCAACAATATCTGCTTCTCTTATCTGTTCTCTGTATACTTCAGGTAAACCATAAGCGGCTTTAAGAAGAATATCAGGATATTTATGCTCAAATCCGTAATATTCAGGATAAGCTGCAGGATTTTTTATTCTGTATGCAGCAGACAGGTCTATTACTTTCTTATTTTTGTCTAAAAGTTTTTTTACCAGCTCTACAGATGGTTCATGTGGAAGACATAAGAAATAAAAATCTGAGGCTTCAATGTTTATTTCCTCAGAGAATATAAGGTCTTTTAATTTTGATGATGAAAAATGGGGAAATACTTCCTGGAGTTTTTTATCTGCGTATTGACGGGAAACAACCTGATTTATTTCTATATCTGGATAAAGTTGCAGAATTCTAAGGAGCTCTATACCTGTATATCCAGAGGCACCAATAACGGCAATTTTCATAAATTGAAACTCCGAGTTTTATATTAAATATATTCGGTAAAAAAAATAATTCTAAATAAGAAGGGGGAGTATATCCCCCATAAAAGAGTATATTAACGCTTAGACCATCTGTATTTGGCTCTTGCACCCATTTGAGCGTATTCCTTTCTTTCTTTAATTCTTGCATCCCTTGTAAGAAGTCCTGCAGATTTAAGGGATGGTCTGAATTCTGGATTGTATTCTAAAAGTGCTTTTGCGATACCATACATTACAGCTTCAGCCTGTGCTGGCTTTCCGCTACCTTTTACAGTTGCATAAACATCAAATTTACCAAGTGTTTCTGTAACAACAAAAGGTCTGTTTATCTTTTCTATAAGGATATCCCTTTCAAAATACTCTTTTCCTTCCCATTCTTTTCCAGAAGAGCTTTTAACATAAAGCTTTCCTTCACCTGGGAAAATCCATACCCTTGCTACAGCTTCTTTTCTTCTTCCTGTTCCGTATTTGGCAACCTTTGGGTCTATTTTTACTATCTCAGCCAAGGTTTATACCTCCATCCTTTAAAAGTTTTTCCAGAGAGCTGTAAGCTCTTCAAGATTTTTTGGGTTTTGAGCATGGTGTTTATGCTCGTTTCCTGTGTAAACTTTTAATCTTTTCATATATCTTTTCTGGAGTTTGTTTTTAGGAAGCATTCTTTCTACAGCCAGCCTAATTACCTCTTCAGGCTTATGTTCAAGCATCCATTGGAGAGTTCTTACTCTAAGACCACCTGGTCTGTGGGTGTGGTACTGATAAAGTTTATCTGTGAGCTTTTTACCTGTAACCTGAATTTTGTCTGCATTAAGAACTATAACGAAATCTCCAACATCAACGTCTGGCTGAAAGTACGGCTTGTGTTTTCCTCTTAAAACATTTGCAATAAGTGTTGCAAGTCTTCCAAGGTTTTTTCCTGTAGCATCAATTACATACCAATCTCTTTTAACATCCTCTTTGCGAATGCGATATGTTTTCATTATCCTCCTCTTTCTTCTGAAGTATTGTCTAACAAGTCAAAAATTATTACATATTAAGGACTTTTTGTCAATTATGTCCCAGGAACTATAACCCCGTAGTTTCCTGCTTTTTTTCTGTAAATTACATTAATCTCTCCTGTTTCTGCATTTCTAAATGGTAGGAAGAATGCTCCAGTTTCCTCAAGAACCATTAGAGCATCCTCAACGGTAAGGGGCTTTTCAAGTGGCATTGGTTCCTGAACAATTAAAGGTCTTTCTATGCTTTCTTCCTGTGGCATTTGTTGTTTAAGTTTTTCTGCCCTTGCAAGTCTTCTTGCTTCCTCTTTTCTTCTGCTTTTAAGTCGGACAAGCTGTCTTTCAACTTCGTCTATCACAAAGTCTATAGCTGAATAAAGGTCATTACTTTCTTCCCAGGCATGAATGACACCGCCACCAGGTGTATTGAAATAGATATCTATATCAACCCTGTTCCTGTGTCTGTGTTTTTCAAAAGAATATGTGACCCTAACATTAATAGAGTCATCTGCAACGTCAATGTCTTTAATGTAGGGCTTTAGCCTTTCAAGTTTGTGCTCTGTGTAACTTTTGATAAATTCAGTAACATCAATATTCTTTCCTACATGTTCTACCTTCATCTTCCTATCCTCCTTGTTCTTGAATCTGGTATATTTAACTGTTCTCTATATTTTGTTACTGTTCTTCTTGCGACATTTATTCCCTGACTTTTTAAAATATTTGCTATTTTCTGGTCGCTGAGGGGTTTCCTCTTATCCTCTTTTTCTATAAGCTCAGCAATCAAATATTTTACTTTTTCTGCTGATACATCGCCATTGGAAGATGAAAGTTTTGTTGAGAAAAATGCTTTTAGTGGAACGACACCTGAAGGAAGTTGTGCATATTTACCGGACACTATTCTACTAACTGTAGATTCGTGAAGGCCTACTTCATTGGCAACATCTTTTAAAATAAGAGGTTTCAGATACTCCTTCCCTTTTCTTACAAAATCTGCCTGATAATTTACAAGGAATTCTGCTATTTTTTTGAGATTTTCTCTTCTTTGTTCTATTCCTTTTATTATTCCTACTGCCCTTTGTAATTTTTCTTCAAGGAATTTTCTGGTTTCCTCAGGAAGCGTTTTGTCTGATATAAGTTTTTTGTAATCTGTGGTAAGTTTTAGTTTGGGTATACCTTTTTCATTAATCTGTATTTCAAAACTGTCTCCGTTATCGTATACATAGATATCAGGTTCAATATAGGTTGTTATTTCTTCAGAGAAGGAATAAGTAGGATAGGGTTTTAATGTTTTTATATTGGAGAGTATATAATCTATCTGGTCTTTTGGGTATTTTTGCTTAAGTTTTTCAGGATAAGGGATTTCTTCAAAATGCTGATAGATAATTTCCTTCGCCAGTTGGTCATTTCCAAATGTCTCAGAGTATTGAGCCCAAAGGCTCTCTTTGATATCGATGGCGCCTATACCTGTAGGTTCAAGTTTCATAAATTCCTGTCTGGTTTCTTCAACAAGGGAAACCGGAAGGTTGAGTTTGCTTGCAATTTCTTCAACTGGTATATCTAAAAGACCTTTTTCATTGAGATTTCCTGCTATTTCTTTTGCTATTTCTTTCTTTTCCCCTTCAAATTCAAGCTCAATCTGAAATTCAAGAAGTTCAAGAAGGTCAGGTTTATGGACTAATCTGTTAGATAGTCTTCTTTCTTCGTCTTCATCATAATATTTTGATAAATCTTTTATTGGTTCATATTCAGGCTCTAATACCTGCATTTCTTCAAGAAATGGATTTTCTTCAAGCTCCTGTCTAATAGTCTCCTGAAGCTCCAACTTAGGTAAAACTAATAAAGCAAGCTGTTGCTTCAGGCTTACTGTTAAAACTAACCTATTTTGAAGCTTTACCTGTATGGTTGTTTTAAGCATTATTTATTCTATTTAAGATTTCTTCTATAGCTTTTTTTCTGTTTTCAGCCTTTAGGATTGGTCTGCCAACAACCAGTATATCTGCCCCCTGAGATATTGCAAATTCAGGGGTTGCTATTCTGGTCTGGTCATCTGTTTTAGAAGTTGTAAGTCTTATTCCCGGGGTTACAGCTATAAAATTTCCTATCTCTTCTTTAAGTTTTTTTACTTCAAATGGAGATGAGACAATACCATCTATTCCTGTATCCACTGCAGTTTTTGCCAGTTTAAGAGCCAGCTCTTCAAGTGTATATTTTGAGCCTATATAGTTGATATATTCTTCAGAATGGCTGGTGAGAATAGTTACTCCAAGAAGTTTTAGATTTGAACCCTGTTTTGCTTCAGCCGCAGCCTTTAGCATCTCTTCTCCACCAAGGGTATGGACTGTGAGATAATCAACATTTAATGAAATGGCAGATTTCACACCATTAAACACTGTATTAGGAATATCATGTAGTTTCAGGTCTAAAAATATTTCAAATCCCATATCCTTTATTTTCTGGATTAGGGGTTTACCTTCTTTTATAAATAGCTGGTATCCTACTTTTATTATGATGTTATAGCCTTTTATGTCTTCTAATATTTTCAGGGCTTCCTGTATCTCAGGAACATCAAGGGCTAAGGCAAGTCTCCCCACAGATATCTCCTTATACAATTTTTATACCAAATTTTAATTTTAATAATAGTGTAAGCCTGAGGAAATTTCAATCTGTATAGGCAAGTTCTATTGCCTTTTTGATATCCTCAAATAATGTTATTTCGGCATTGGGATTTCTGAGAACATAGGCAGGGTGATAGGTTAGATAGAGGAGTTTCCCATTCCAGTTTATTACCGAACCCCTTTCTTTTGTTATTGCGACTTGCCTTCCAAGAAATGCCCTTGCTGCAGTAGCCCCAAGTAAACATAAAACTTTTGGATTAATAATCTGAAGCTGCCTTTCAAGGTATGGAAAACAAGCTTCCATTTCCCATGGAGTAGGGGTTCTGTTGTTTGGTGGTCTGCATTTACAGATATTTGTTATATAGAATTCTTCCCTTTTATGACCTGTGGCTTCTATTAGCCTTGTTAGTAGTTTTCCTGCTCTCCCAACAAAAGGCCTTCCCTGCTTATCTTCGTCTCCTCCTGGAGCTTCTCCTATAAACATTAATTTTGCTTCTGGATTTCCTTCACCTAAAACTGCCTGTGTTCTGCTCTGGTATAAGTCGCATTTTCTACATTCCTGTATTTCCTTATTTATCTTTTCAAGCTCTTTTATTTTTTCTTTAATACTATTTTTCATTTCACTCTCCGTGTATATATATTCGTATCCAAGTTCCTGCAAGATTTTGAGATGTTTTTTTAGTTGCTCATTCATTTCAATGCCTCAACAGCCTGCTGTATATTTTTTACTTTAATCAGATTTTTATTGTTCATATCTATATTTGCAGGAACTACTATTTTTGTGAAACCAAATTTTTCTGCCTCTTTAATCCTGTGCTCTGTGTAGTAAACAGACCTTACCTCTCCGGTCAAACCTAATTCTCCAAAAGCCACAAGATTTTCAGGAACAGGTGTATTCCTTAGGGATGATATTATAGCAAGGGCTACAGGTAAATCTGCAGCTGGTTCTTTTATGTCTATTCCTCCTACAATGTTTACAAATATATCCCTGTCTTTGAGGAATATCCCCAGTTCTTTTTCCAGGATGGCTGTTATTATAGAAAGTCTATTTATATCAAATCCCTGTGTTTTTCGCTGGGGAACAGCATAAACTGTTTTTGAGACAAGTGCCTGAATTTCAACTAAAACAGGCTTTGAACCTTCTGTAAATGGAAATATTACACTTCCCGGTTTACCCTGAGGTCTTTCTGCAAGGAAAAATGAGGAAGGGTCTGCAACTTCCTTCAGACCTTTTTCTTCCATTGAAAATACAGATAGCTCTCCTGCAGCTCCAAATCTGTTTTTTATGATTTTCAGAACCCTGTAGGCATGTCCCCTTTCTCCTTCAAACTGTGCAACAGTATCAACTATATGCTCTAAGACTTTAGGACCTGCTATACTTCCTTCTTTGGTTACCTGACCTACTAAGACAACAGGAATGCTTTTTTGTTTAGCAATTTCTGTAAGTCTTCCACTGACTTCCCTTACCTGAGATACTGAGCCTGCTATAGATTCCAGCTGTGTGGAGTATATTGTTTGAACAGAATCTACAATAACAAAATCTGGATTTTCAGTTTCTATGGTGTCTATAATGTTTTCAAGGATATTTTCAGACAGGATAATCAGATTATCCTTTAATGCCTGAATTCTTTCCCCTCTCAGATAGACCTGATGGGCAGATTCTTCTCCTGTAACGTAAAGAACCTTTGAACTGTCTGCCATATTAGAGGATATCTGGAGTAAAAGGGTTGATTTTCCTATTCCCGGCTCACCTGATATAAGAATAACCTGCCCTTTGACAATACCACCTCCAAGGGCTTCGTCAAGGGTCTTTATACCTGTTGAAATCCTTTCATATTTTTCCTTAATTTTTGCTTTTGTAATAGGGACTGGCCTGGAATATTCTTTCTTTTCAGGTCTAAATGATTTATTGGAACTCTTTTTTTCTTCAACAAGGCTGTTCCAGCTGCCACATACTGAACATCTTCCTGACCATGTGGGAAATGTTGCTCCACATTTATTACATACATA of Persephonella sp. IF05-L8 contains these proteins:
- the radA gene encoding DNA repair protein RadA; this encodes MAKKKTIYVCNKCGATFPTWSGRCSVCGSWNSLVEEKKSSNKSFRPEKKEYSRPVPITKAKIKEKYERISTGIKTLDEALGGGIVKGQVILISGEPGIGKSTLLLQISSNMADSSKVLYVTGEESAHQVYLRGERIQALKDNLIILSENILENIIDTIETENPDFVIVDSVQTIYSTQLESIAGSVSQVREVSGRLTEIAKQKSIPVVLVGQVTKEGSIAGPKVLEHIVDTVAQFEGERGHAYRVLKIIKNRFGAAGELSVFSMEEKGLKEVADPSSFFLAERPQGKPGSVIFPFTEGSKPVLVEIQALVSKTVYAVPQRKTQGFDINRLSIITAILEKELGIFLKDRDIFVNIVGGIDIKEPAADLPVALAIISSLRNTPVPENLVAFGELGLTGEVRSVYYTEHRIKEAEKFGFTKIVVPANIDMNNKNLIKVKNIQQAVEALK